One Cucumis sativus cultivar 9930 chromosome 1, Cucumber_9930_V3, whole genome shotgun sequence DNA segment encodes these proteins:
- the LOC101208730 gene encoding F-box protein PP2-B10, with the protein MRMRAMEQESRMESDGEDQEIGDLSFLPEGVIANVLSFTTPIDACTAAAVSRVFNAAAQSDFVWDRFLPPDWDVLISYRKSFDPLSSSKKDIFFSLCNNPVLIDDRNKSLSLDRQSGKKCIMLGARGLSLLWGDTSRYWSWDRHPRSRFAEVAVLLKAWWLELRGRISCKILSPRTTYAVYFVFKMKNCNYEGFNFYPADATVGIVGTENHGRRSVCLDPHLDNPRQWRRGFLPSPGPSVEMLGLEWPQERRDGWFQIELGEFESGDGADEVEIALMEVKGHSTKTGLIVEGFEIRPKHSWTLLKPWHCRVATRV; encoded by the exons ATGCGAATGAGAGCAATGGAACAGGAATCGAGGATGGAAAGTGATGGCGAAGACCAAGAAATTGGCGATTTATCTTTTTTGCCGGAAGGAGTAATTGCTAATGTGTTATCTTTCACGACTCCAATCGATGCCTGTACGGCAGCGGCGGTTTCTCGAGTATTCAATGCGGCGGCGCAATCGGATTTTGTGTGGGACAGGTTCCTCCCTCCCGATTGGGATGTTTTGATTTCTTACCGAAAATCTTTTGATCCACTTTCCAGTTCCAAGAAGGatatctttttctctctctgcAACAACCCGGTTCTAATTGACGACCGCAACAAG AGTTTATCATTGGACAGGCAGAGTGGTAAGAAATGCATAATGCTTGGAGCAAGGGGTCTGTCGTTGCTTTGGGGTGATACCTCTAGATATTGGAGCTGGGATCGGCATCCTCGTTCGAG ATTTGCGGAGGTGGCTGTGCTCCTCAAGGCGTGGTGGCTTGAATTACGTGGAAGAATAAGCTGCAAGATATTGTCTCCTAGGACAACTTATGCAGTTTACTTTGTATTCAAGATGAAGAATTGTAATTATGAAGGGTTCAATTTTTATCCAGCCGATGCCACTGTTGGAATTGTTGGGACTGAAAACCATGGGAGAAGAAGCGTTTGTTTGGACCCTCATTTGGACAATCCTCGACAGTGGCGGAGGGGCTTTCTGCCTTCGCCTGGACCATCTGTAGAAATGTTAGGGTTAGAGTGGCCACAAGAGAGACGTGATGGTTGGTTTCAAATTGAGTTGGGAGAGTTTGAGAGTGGCGATGGAGCTGATGAAGTTGAGATAGCTCTTATGGAGGTCAAGGGCCATTCTACCAAGACTGGACTTATTGTCGAGGGGTTTGAGATTAGACCTAAACACTCTTGGACCTTATTAAAGCCGTGGCACTGCAGAGTGGCAACGAGAGTCTAA